DNA from Arthrobacter sp. PvP023:
TCGCCGCCGGCCTCGAAACCGTAAATCCGAACCGAGGGATCGTCCAGGAAACCGTGGAAGATGCCGATCGCGTTGGAGCCGCCGCCGATGCAGGCGCAGACGGCGTCCGGCAGCCGGCCGGCCTGTTCCAGGATCTGGGCGCGGGCTTCTTCGCCGATGACCTCGTGGAAGTACCGCACCATCGCCGGGAACGGGTGGGCTCCGGCGGCCGTGCCGAGCAGGTAGTGGGTGTGGTCCACGTTCGCCACCCAGTCGCGGAGCGCCTCGTTGATGGCGTCCTTGAGTGTCTGCGATCCGCTGGTTACCGGGATGACCGTGGCACCCAGGAGCTCCATGCGGGCCACGTTCAGGGCCTGGCGCCGGCAGTCCTCGGCGCCCATGTACACCACGCACTCGAGGCCCAGCAGGGCGGCGGCCGTTGCGCTGGCCACGCCGTGCTGGCCCGCTCCGGTTTCGGCGATCACGCGGGTCTTGCCCATGCGCTTGGCCAGCAGTGCCTGGCCCAGGACGTTGTTGATCTTGTGCGAACCGGTGTGGTTCAGGTCCTCGCGCTTGAGGAAGATGCGGACTCCCCCGGCGTGCTCCGCGAAGCGCTTGGCCTCGGTAAGCAGGGACGGACGGCCGGAGTAGTTCTTGTTCAGGTCCTTGATCTGGGCGACGAATTCCGGGTCGGCCTTGGCCTTTTCGAAAGTATCTTCCAGCTCATCCAGGGCCGCGATAAGGGATTCGGGCATCCAGCGCCCGCCGTAGGAGCCGAAGTACGGACCCGGCGCGTGGCGCAGGGACCGGTCTCCTTGCAGAAATGCGTCCGCGGTGCCCTCATCAGAGCCGGTTGTTGGCGCGTCGACCATCGGTCTCACCATCCTGTTCCACTGTTCATAAGAAAAATCGGGTGGCACCCGGCGTCAGCAGACTGATGCCGGGCGCCCCGGTCGTCAGACCCGTGCTGCGATGGCTTCCGCCCCGGCAGCGGTAAATTCGGCAATCCGCTCACGCGGGGTTGCGTCGCTCACGAGCGCTTCACCCACGAGGACGGCGTTGGCCCCGCTCGCGGCGTAATGCCGGACGTCGTCCACGCCGCGGACACCGGACTCGGCAACGATGACCGCCTCCGGAGGGATGCCGCCGGAAAGGGAGGCAAAAACGG
Protein-coding regions in this window:
- the trpB gene encoding tryptophan synthase subunit beta codes for the protein MVDAPTTGSDEGTADAFLQGDRSLRHAPGPYFGSYGGRWMPESLIAALDELEDTFEKAKADPEFVAQIKDLNKNYSGRPSLLTEAKRFAEHAGGVRIFLKREDLNHTGSHKINNVLGQALLAKRMGKTRVIAETGAGQHGVASATAAALLGLECVVYMGAEDCRRQALNVARMELLGATVIPVTSGSQTLKDAINEALRDWVANVDHTHYLLGTAAGAHPFPAMVRYFHEVIGEEARAQILEQAGRLPDAVCACIGGGSNAIGIFHGFLDDPSVRIYGFEAGGDGVETGRHAATISLGKPGVLHGARSYLMQDDDGQTIESHSISAGLDYPGVGPEHAYLSDIGRVSYEPITDAEAMDAFRVLCRTEGIIPAIESAHALAGAIKVGQRLAAEAAAEGKPADSKIVIVNLSGRGDKDVATAAEWFDLLDKDSVEAEIGKEGEQL